One window of Desulforegulaceae bacterium genomic DNA carries:
- the elbB gene encoding isoprenoid biosynthesis glyoxalase ElbB, giving the protein MKSIGIILSGCGVNDGTEVHEAVITMLCLDQKNADISYFAPDINQANVINHSNQELMSESRNIKIESARISRGNIKDIKSADSDKLDALILPGGAGAIKNFSKIFDNPASPEINQDVSNLVKKMHSKKKPIGSICISPLLIAAILGNFNPELTIGNDINTAQMIEKFGGVHKNCSFDSIITDEKNLLVSTPAYMVSTGPAQVYQGISKLVDKIFELCKQN; this is encoded by the coding sequence ATGAAATCAATTGGCATTATCCTATCTGGATGCGGAGTAAATGACGGAACAGAAGTTCACGAAGCTGTAATAACCATGCTATGTCTTGATCAAAAAAATGCAGACATTTCATATTTTGCCCCAGACATCAATCAAGCCAATGTAATAAATCATTCAAATCAGGAATTAATGTCTGAATCAAGAAATATTAAAATTGAATCTGCAAGAATTTCAAGAGGCAATATAAAAGACATAAAATCAGCTGATTCCGATAAATTGGACGCTTTAATTTTACCTGGGGGTGCCGGGGCTATAAAAAACTTCTCAAAAATATTTGACAACCCAGCCAGCCCTGAAATAAATCAAGATGTTTCAAATCTTGTAAAAAAAATGCACTCTAAGAAAAAACCAATTGGTTCAATTTGCATCTCCCCTCTTCTTATAGCAGCCATTCTTGGCAATTTTAACCCGGAATTAACCATAGGAAATGACATTAATACTGCTCAGATGATAGAAAAATTTGGCGGAGTTCACAAAAACTGTTCATTTGACTCTATAATAACCGATGAAAAAAACCTTCTTGTATCAACTCCTGCATATATGGTTTCCACAGGCCCGGCACAAGTTTATCAAGGTATAAGTAAATTAGTTGATAAAATATTTGAGTTGTGCAAACAAAACTAA
- the secG gene encoding preprotein translocase subunit SecG: protein MTIFLVTIHIIASIMIVIMVLLQSGKGSSLGAALGGGSNQTLFGPAGSGNILTKITTGLAIVFMVTSMSLAYISGKPSSSSVLDKVKQEAPLKTDNTEAAN from the coding sequence ATGACTATCTTTCTTGTTACCATACATATAATAGCCTCAATCATGATAGTAATCATGGTTCTGCTCCAATCAGGTAAAGGTTCAAGCCTTGGTGCAGCACTTGGAGGTGGAAGTAATCAGACTTTGTTTGGGCCTGCAGGTTCAGGCAATATTTTAACAAAAATAACTACAGGCCTTGCAATAGTGTTTATGGTCACTTCCATGTCTTTGGCTTATATATCAGGAAAACCCAGTTCAAGTTCAGTTCTGGACAAGGTAAAACAGGAAGCACCCTTGAAAACAGATAATACCGAGGCAGCAAATTAA
- the tpiA gene encoding triose-phosphate isomerase yields the protein MKKRKCLIAGNWKMYKTPEESVTEALKIFSMLDEKDFERRDVMISPTFTSIYPVYEAIKNTNITLGAQNIYFETEGAYTGEISATMAKASGCKYVILGHSERRQIFNETDELINKKISSAISTGLIPILCIGETKSERNSNKTLNILDKQVQNGLKGIPVSMGNELVIAYEPVWAIGTGETASPDQVEEAHFNIRKLIEKIYNKDVADNIKLLYGGSVKSGNAKELLSLENVDGALVGGASLKAEDFTEIIKA from the coding sequence ATGAAAAAGAGAAAATGCTTGATTGCTGGCAACTGGAAAATGTACAAAACCCCGGAGGAGTCAGTAACTGAGGCTCTAAAAATTTTTTCAATGCTGGATGAAAAAGATTTTGAAAGAAGAGATGTGATGATATCTCCAACTTTTACCTCAATTTATCCGGTCTATGAAGCCATTAAAAACACAAACATCACCCTTGGTGCCCAAAATATTTATTTTGAGACAGAAGGAGCGTATACAGGAGAAATTTCTGCAACAATGGCCAAAGCCTCAGGTTGTAAGTATGTAATCCTTGGCCACTCTGAAAGAAGACAAATTTTCAATGAAACAGACGAATTAATAAATAAAAAGATTTCTTCTGCAATTTCAACAGGTTTAATCCCTATTTTATGCATTGGCGAAACAAAATCTGAAAGAAATTCAAATAAAACTTTAAATATCCTTGACAAACAAGTCCAAAACGGATTAAAAGGCATTCCCGTAAGCATGGGTAACGAGCTTGTAATCGCATATGAACCTGTATGGGCAATTGGAACTGGTGAAACAGCCTCCCCAGATCAGGTAGAAGAAGCTCATTTTAATATCCGTAAGCTCATTGAAAAAATTTATAATAAAGATGTTGCTGATAATATTAAATTACTGTATGGTGGCAGCGTTAAATCAGGGAATGCAAAAGAACTTCTTTCTCTTGAAAATGTTGACGGAGCTCTTGTAGGCGGAGCAAGCCTCAAGGCAGAAGATTTTACTGAAATAATTAAAGCTTAA
- the gap gene encoding type I glyceraldehyde-3-phosphate dehydrogenase, with the protein MTVRIGINGFGRIGRSMLRAALEKKDVEIVGINDPAPVETMAHLIKYDSVHGILNAEVSSDKNSLIINGKKIAYSSEKDPSLLPWKKLEIDIAAECTGIFKDKKDASKHLESGAKKVIISAPSNDPDVTIVLGVNEEVYDRKKHFIISNASCTTNCLAPVAKVLKDNFGIKQGFMTTVHSYTGAQNILDSPHKDLRRARTAGVSMVPTTTGAAKAVGIVIPELKGRLNGLSMRVPTPNVSIIDFVINTEKKGLTRDEINNALKKASETTMKGILGYCEEPLVSIDFNGSRLSSVVDSLLTDAIDDMVKVFSWYDNETGYSTRMIELAAFIGRDL; encoded by the coding sequence ATGACTGTTAGAATAGGAATTAACGGTTTTGGCAGAATAGGAAGATCAATGCTTCGGGCCGCCCTTGAAAAAAAAGATGTAGAAATTGTGGGAATCAATGATCCTGCTCCTGTTGAGACAATGGCCCATCTTATAAAATATGACTCTGTTCACGGTATCTTAAACGCAGAGGTGAGTTCAGATAAAAATTCACTGATAATAAACGGAAAAAAAATTGCATATTCTTCTGAAAAAGATCCCTCGCTTCTTCCGTGGAAAAAGCTTGAAATTGATATAGCTGCAGAATGCACAGGAATCTTCAAGGACAAAAAAGATGCATCAAAACATCTTGAATCAGGTGCAAAAAAAGTTATAATATCTGCACCTTCAAACGATCCTGATGTAACAATTGTTCTTGGTGTAAATGAGGAGGTTTATGATAGAAAAAAGCATTTTATCATTTCAAATGCTTCCTGCACTACCAATTGTCTTGCTCCTGTGGCCAAAGTTTTAAAAGATAACTTCGGAATAAAGCAAGGGTTTATGACAACAGTACACTCATACACAGGTGCTCAGAATATACTTGATTCTCCCCATAAAGATCTAAGAAGGGCAAGAACAGCAGGAGTTTCAATGGTACCTACTACAACTGGAGCAGCTAAAGCTGTAGGAATTGTAATCCCTGAACTTAAAGGAAGACTTAATGGGCTCTCCATGAGAGTTCCCACTCCAAATGTTTCAATTATTGATTTTGTAATAAACACAGAAAAAAAAGGACTTACAAGGGACGAGATAAACAATGCCCTTAAAAAAGCTTCTGAAACAACGATGAAGGGGATTTTAGGATATTGCGAAGAACCTCTTGTATCCATTGACTTTAATGGCTCAAGACTTTCTTCTGTTGTTGACAGTCTTTTAACAGATGCTATTGATGATATGGTTAAAGTATTTTCCTGGTATGACAATGAAACTGGCTATTCAACAAGAATGATTGAGCTTGCAGCTTTTATTGGCAGGGATTTGTAA
- the rimI gene encoding ribosomal protein S18-alanine N-acetyltransferase, with product MCDVFSIEKVLDDDLEVLQKEEINHFENPWSLQSYKEELIHPGSRIKKAVFKSRICGFAVSRLILEEMHILKICILKEFQRKNIGSALLDSLIEELKTQITQVLLEVRENNSTALSFYKKNGFKVVGKRKNYYGQGVHALNMTKDLSGGNK from the coding sequence GTGTGTGATGTTTTTTCCATTGAAAAGGTTTTAGACGATGACCTTGAAGTCTTACAAAAAGAAGAAATAAATCATTTTGAGAACCCCTGGTCATTACAAAGCTATAAAGAAGAGCTTATTCACCCAGGGAGCAGAATAAAAAAAGCAGTATTTAAAAGCCGCATTTGCGGCTTTGCAGTTTCAAGATTAATACTTGAAGAAATGCATATTTTAAAAATTTGCATTTTAAAAGAGTTTCAAAGAAAAAATATAGGTTCAGCTCTTTTAGATTCTCTTATTGAAGAACTAAAAACCCAAATTACCCAGGTTCTTTTGGAAGTAAGAGAGAACAATTCAACAGCTTTATCCTTTTATAAAAAAAACGGGTTTAAAGTAGTAGGTAAAAGAAAAAACTATTATGGACAGGGAGTTCATGCCCTGAATATGACTAAAGATTTATCCGGAGGAAATAAATGA
- a CDS encoding PTS sugar transporter subunit IIA has protein sequence MRGIMIGIIIVTHGNLGKVLLETAEMIIGSKIENCIDVSINVNENADGLRDKIKQAIKKADNNQGIIILTDMFGGTPSNLSYSFLEEGKTEVLSGINLPVLIRASELRKRLPLPEVAQRIETFGKKSISLASGILKGNPRSV, from the coding sequence ATGCGAGGTATTATGATAGGAATTATAATAGTAACACACGGAAATCTCGGCAAAGTACTTCTTGAAACAGCCGAAATGATAATAGGTTCAAAAATTGAAAACTGCATAGATGTTTCAATTAATGTAAACGAAAATGCTGACGGTTTGCGGGATAAAATTAAACAAGCCATAAAAAAAGCAGATAACAATCAAGGAATAATTATCCTTACTGATATGTTCGGCGGCACCCCTTCAAATTTAAGCTATTCTTTTCTTGAAGAAGGCAAAACAGAAGTTCTGTCCGGAATAAATCTGCCTGTTCTTATAAGAGCATCAGAACTTAGAAAAAGACTGCCCTTGCCAGAAGTTGCTCAAAGAATAGAAACATTTGGGAAAAAAAGTATTTCTCTTGCAAGCGGTATACTAAAGGGCAATCCAAGAAGTGTGTGA
- the rapZ gene encoding RNase adapter RapZ, whose protein sequence is MKNTPIFIITGESGSGKSVALNAFEDCGFYCVDNMPAALLPKFLELPLSKEAEEVAGIAFGMDLREKRFINVYPEVFDFLNENNYSHKIIFLKASEETLIKRYSQTRRHHPFAKDSNLLEGIRHEKQLLADLELKSDTVIDTSSYTVHELKAEISSIASEYTKIKEMRIDFVSFGFKYGIPKDLDLLIDVRFLRNPYFIAELKEKTGEDEEVKNYVLNNKRAEEFLKKFTDLLDYLIPLYKKEGKAYLTLGVGCTGGRHRSVAVSRYLFNYISRHAAKAGILHRDITRR, encoded by the coding sequence ATGAAAAACACTCCTATATTTATAATAACTGGGGAATCAGGCTCCGGTAAATCAGTTGCTCTGAATGCTTTTGAAGATTGCGGATTCTATTGCGTTGACAATATGCCTGCGGCACTGCTTCCAAAATTTCTTGAACTTCCTTTGAGCAAAGAGGCCGAAGAAGTAGCCGGAATAGCGTTTGGAATGGACTTAAGAGAAAAAAGATTTATAAATGTTTACCCTGAAGTTTTTGATTTTTTAAATGAGAACAATTATTCCCATAAAATTATTTTTCTTAAAGCTTCTGAAGAAACTCTTATAAAAAGATACAGCCAGACAAGAAGACACCACCCTTTTGCAAAAGACTCAAACCTCCTAGAAGGAATCAGGCATGAAAAACAATTATTAGCTGACTTAGAGCTTAAATCAGACACTGTTATAGATACATCTTCCTATACAGTGCATGAGCTTAAAGCTGAAATTTCTTCAATAGCCTCTGAATATACAAAAATAAAAGAAATGAGAATAGACTTTGTATCTTTTGGTTTTAAGTATGGAATACCAAAAGATTTAGACCTTTTAATAGATGTAAGATTTCTTAGAAATCCCTACTTTATAGCTGAGCTTAAAGAAAAAACCGGGGAAGATGAAGAGGTAAAAAACTATGTTTTAAATAACAAGAGAGCAGAAGAGTTTTTAAAAAAATTCACTGATCTCCTTGACTATTTGATACCTTTATATAAAAAAGAGGGCAAGGCGTATTTAACCTTGGGAGTCGGCTGTACAGGAGGCAGGCATAGATCTGTTGCTGTTTCCAGATATTTATTTAACTATATCAGCAGACACGCAGCCAAAGCCGGGATCTTGCATAGAGATATAACCCGCCGGTAA
- a CDS encoding PTS sugar transporter subunit IIA has protein sequence MKLKDYLLPEFINMDLKSRDKKAVLEELAVPLSKYSGIENNDLVKILLERERLGSTGIGKGIAIPHGKVAGLEKLMIGFGLSQNGVSFESIDDKPAFIFFTIVTPEDSSGDHLKVLAKISSILRDSSIRKQIKTASTSEEILDLIDENDPND, from the coding sequence ATGAAACTAAAAGACTACTTACTCCCTGAATTTATAAATATGGATTTGAAATCAAGAGATAAAAAAGCTGTGCTTGAAGAACTAGCCGTTCCTCTTTCTAAGTACTCAGGAATAGAAAACAACGACCTTGTAAAAATCCTTCTTGAAAGAGAAAGACTGGGAAGCACAGGAATAGGAAAAGGCATTGCTATTCCCCACGGAAAAGTTGCGGGCCTTGAAAAACTCATGATAGGATTCGGCCTCAGCCAAAATGGAGTAAGCTTTGAATCAATTGATGATAAACCAGCTTTTATATTCTTCACAATTGTTACTCCTGAAGATTCATCAGGAGATCATCTAAAAGTTCTTGCAAAAATTTCAAGCATATTAAGAGACAGTTCAATAAGAAAACAAATTAAAACGGCTTCAACTTCTGAAGAAATACTAGATTTGATAGATGAAAACGATCCAAATGATTAA
- the raiA gene encoding ribosome-associated translation inhibitor RaiA, with product MNISVSFKNLEPSDSLRDYVQKKLEKIEKRLDAPAEAEVVLTVEKIRHITEVRLSSDKLHINAKEESDNMYSSIDLVLDKVKRQIKRAKDKMHEKRPISKNGIKDEDLLPEEPVTDIE from the coding sequence ATGAACATTTCTGTGTCTTTCAAGAACCTTGAACCATCTGACTCATTAAGAGACTATGTCCAAAAAAAACTTGAAAAGATTGAGAAAAGACTAGACGCACCTGCAGAAGCTGAAGTTGTGCTCACTGTAGAAAAAATAAGACATATCACAGAAGTAAGACTCAGCAGCGACAAGCTTCATATAAATGCCAAAGAAGAGTCTGATAATATGTACTCTTCCATTGATCTTGTTCTTGATAAGGTAAAAAGACAGATCAAAAGAGCAAAGGATAAAATGCATGAAAAAAGGCCTATCTCCAAAAATGGAATCAAAGATGAAGATCTTCTCCCTGAGGAGCCGGTAACTGATATTGAATAA
- the rpoN gene encoding RNA polymerase factor sigma-54 translates to MAFELRQELKLSQQLVMTPQLQQAIKLLQLSRQELIETIQQELVENPALEERISDDKDSDEVSPDELSPEETSSEEKTVELKEDKFPDETDWENYIEEYNTPGRMNFDPEIKEGPRYEAFVAKKDSLEDHLLWQFKMLSPTEEEERIASAVIGNLDDDGYLKIDIDEISAATKSKPEDIEYILETMLQTLDPPGVCSRSLEECLLNQLKLLNVSDERLEILIKNHLTDLGNNRIKNIAKAMGISTDLVMEYVEIIRTLEPKPGRIFFDETANYITPDIYIYREKDDFIIVLNDDGFPNLHINPYYEKAVANTAEKIDRDTKSYLRERIRTASGLIKSIYQRQRTIYRVTDSILKHQREFFEKGIEHLKPMILNDIAEDIEMHASTISRVTTNKYVHTPQGVYELKFFFNSSISKKDGDSIASVSVHDKIKRIIEEEDSKKPLSDDKISKILKSQGIKIARRTVAKYREALKILPSSKRKQY, encoded by the coding sequence ATGGCTTTTGAACTAAGACAGGAACTAAAACTTTCACAGCAGCTTGTTATGACTCCCCAGTTGCAGCAGGCGATAAAACTGCTTCAACTTTCAAGGCAGGAACTCATAGAAACAATCCAACAAGAGCTTGTTGAAAATCCTGCCCTTGAAGAAAGAATTTCCGATGACAAAGACTCAGATGAGGTCAGCCCTGATGAGCTTAGTCCTGAAGAAACTTCTTCAGAAGAAAAAACAGTGGAGCTCAAAGAAGACAAGTTCCCAGATGAAACTGACTGGGAAAACTATATTGAAGAATATAATACCCCAGGAAGGATGAACTTTGACCCCGAAATCAAAGAAGGGCCAAGGTATGAAGCATTTGTAGCAAAAAAAGACAGCCTTGAAGATCATCTTCTATGGCAGTTCAAAATGCTTTCCCCAACAGAGGAAGAGGAGCGGATAGCATCTGCTGTAATAGGAAACCTTGATGATGACGGTTATCTTAAGATTGATATTGACGAAATTTCAGCCGCTACAAAATCTAAACCTGAGGACATTGAATATATCCTTGAAACCATGCTCCAAACCCTTGATCCGCCCGGTGTTTGCTCAAGAAGCCTTGAGGAATGCCTTCTAAATCAGCTAAAACTTCTTAATGTCAGTGATGAAAGACTTGAAATCCTAATAAAAAACCATTTAACTGATCTTGGAAACAACAGGATAAAAAACATTGCAAAGGCAATGGGGATTTCAACAGATCTTGTGATGGAATATGTGGAAATTATCAGAACTCTTGAACCCAAACCCGGAAGAATTTTTTTTGATGAAACTGCAAACTATATCACCCCAGATATTTATATTTACAGAGAAAAAGATGATTTTATAATTGTGTTAAATGATGACGGATTCCCCAATCTTCACATCAACCCTTATTACGAAAAGGCTGTGGCAAATACAGCTGAAAAAATAGACAGAGATACAAAAAGCTATTTAAGGGAAAGAATAAGAACTGCATCAGGACTTATAAAAAGTATTTATCAGCGTCAAAGAACTATTTACAGAGTTACTGACTCCATTTTAAAACATCAAAGAGAGTTTTTTGAAAAAGGGATTGAACATTTAAAACCAATGATTTTAAATGATATTGCTGAAGATATTGAAATGCATGCTTCAACCATAAGCAGAGTAACTACAAACAAATATGTTCACACTCCCCAGGGAGTTTATGAGCTCAAATTCTTTTTTAACAGTTCTATTTCAAAAAAAGACGGGGATTCCATTGCATCTGTCAGCGTTCATGATAAAATAAAAAGAATAATTGAAGAAGAGGATTCAAAAAAACCTTTAAGTGATGATAAGATTTCTAAAATCCTTAAATCACAAGGAATTAAAATCGCAAGAAGGACAGTGGCCAAATACAGGGAGGCTTTAAAAATTCTCCCCTCAAGCAAACGTAAACAATACTAG
- the lptB gene encoding LPS export ABC transporter ATP-binding protein, whose product MKTLDLKDLEKSYGKRKVVSGVNISINTSTVTGLLGPNGAGKTTTFNMAVGLISPDKGRVLLDNFDITDYQIYKRGKKGIGYLPQEASVFKKLSVADNLKIILEHTKLKKNEIESKIDSLLSEFNIERLKHQKAESLSGGERRRLEICRVLSTDPDFVLLDEPFAGVDPIAVSDLQEIISYLSQKNIGVLISDHNVRETLGVCDTAYIINNGTIIKSGTPEEVAADEIVKKTYLGKNFKM is encoded by the coding sequence ATGAAAACCCTAGATCTCAAAGATCTTGAAAAATCATACGGAAAAAGAAAAGTTGTTTCAGGAGTAAACATCTCTATTAACACCTCAACAGTCACCGGACTTTTAGGGCCAAACGGAGCCGGAAAAACAACAACTTTTAATATGGCTGTGGGTCTTATTTCCCCTGACAAAGGCAGGGTTCTTCTCGATAACTTTGACATAACAGATTATCAGATATACAAAAGAGGTAAAAAGGGAATAGGATATCTTCCCCAGGAAGCATCTGTTTTTAAAAAACTTTCTGTGGCAGACAACCTAAAAATAATACTTGAACATACTAAACTTAAAAAAAACGAAATAGAATCAAAAATTGATTCCCTTTTAAGCGAGTTCAATATTGAAAGGCTCAAACACCAAAAAGCTGAGAGCCTTTCAGGCGGAGAAAGAAGACGGCTGGAAATCTGCAGAGTTTTATCAACAGATCCTGACTTTGTACTTTTGGACGAACCATTTGCAGGAGTTGACCCTATCGCAGTATCTGATCTTCAAGAAATCATCTCTTATCTTTCACAAAAAAACATAGGAGTTCTTATATCAGATCATAATGTAAGGGAAACACTAGGAGTTTGCGACACTGCGTATATAATAAACAACGGAACAATAATAAAAAGCGGAACCCCCGAAGAAGTTGCAGCCGATGAAATAGTAAAAAAAACATACCTTGGAAAAAACTTTAAAATGTAG
- the lptA gene encoding lipopolysaccharide transport periplasmic protein LptA, which produces MKFKLIFLKTTIVFFLIISSLTQAGADEKKQEPTNIRADSMKVVQNENITIFSGNVNVVKGKTIIDCEKLIVHHKNSDSVNSTPDRNSFKSIEAKGKVRIQMEDKRAKAENAIFNSDKEILILTGGRPEIIDSGNKISGDSITYFIKTGIMEVEKNSDSQVEATFINE; this is translated from the coding sequence ATGAAATTTAAATTAATATTTTTAAAAACAACAATTGTTTTTTTCTTAATTATATCATCACTTACTCAAGCCGGTGCAGATGAAAAAAAACAAGAGCCTACAAATATAAGAGCAGATTCAATGAAGGTAGTTCAAAATGAAAATATAACAATTTTTTCTGGAAATGTTAATGTGGTAAAGGGAAAAACAATAATTGATTGTGAAAAACTGATTGTTCACCACAAAAACTCTGACTCAGTCAATTCAACTCCGGACAGAAACTCCTTTAAGTCCATAGAGGCAAAAGGCAAGGTAAGGATCCAGATGGAAGACAAAAGAGCAAAAGCTGAAAATGCAATTTTTAATTCTGACAAAGAAATTCTGATTCTTACTGGAGGTCGGCCTGAAATAATTGACTCAGGAAACAAAATTTCAGGGGATTCAATAACCTATTTTATAAAAACAGGAATAATGGAAGTGGAAAAAAACTCAGACTCGCAAGTGGAAGCAACCTTTATAAATGAATAA
- the lptC gene encoding LPS export ABC transporter periplasmic protein LptC, protein MSYKKLFYLVSLFAYISTSSLSFVSANQGSIIISNLSHNISSKGKLLYKIKAKSGTMEDFHSKSLILDSIEVILINQGKPDFRIFADKGKLDTKEKNLELNKNIRAFNDKYKITCNKLFFKNNKKMIYLDGNVKIKSETSLFLSDKGEFDIEEDTLTLTNNVKGFLNEI, encoded by the coding sequence TTGAGTTATAAAAAACTTTTTTATTTGGTTTCTCTTTTTGCTTATATTTCAACTTCATCCCTATCTTTTGTTTCTGCAAATCAGGGTTCAATAATCATTTCAAATCTTTCCCATAACATTTCTTCCAAGGGAAAGCTTTTATATAAAATAAAAGCAAAATCAGGAACAATGGAAGATTTTCACTCTAAATCCTTAATTCTTGACTCAATTGAAGTTATTCTTATAAATCAGGGCAAACCCGATTTTAGAATCTTTGCAGACAAGGGGAAACTTGATACAAAAGAAAAAAACCTTGAACTTAATAAAAATATAAGAGCTTTTAATGACAAATATAAAATCACCTGCAATAAACTTTTTTTTAAAAACAACAAAAAAATGATATACCTTGATGGGAATGTAAAAATAAAATCTGAAACTTCTTTGTTTTTGTCAGACAAAGGGGAATTTGATATTGAAGAAGATACCTTAACACTTACAAATAATGTAAAAGGCTTTTTAAATGAAATTTAA
- a CDS encoding HAD-IIIA family hydrolase, with amino-acid sequence MTKPFAFFKKTKLLLLDVDGILTEGTITYTSSGEELKSFSVKDGLGIRLLQNAGIKTAVVTARESEMVSRRCRELSINPVFQNIKKKRKVIEIIEKELKIKKENICCMGDDLIDIPLMQICGISATVPDSCEEVKNLAMYITKKQGGKGAVREVCELILKSKGLWEKSIESFINPEQGN; translated from the coding sequence GTGACTAAACCTTTTGCTTTTTTTAAAAAAACTAAACTCCTTCTTCTTGATGTTGACGGTATTTTAACAGAAGGTACAATAACCTATACTTCATCTGGCGAAGAGCTTAAAAGCTTTTCTGTCAAAGACGGACTTGGGATAAGACTGCTTCAAAATGCAGGAATAAAAACAGCTGTTGTAACTGCAAGAGAATCTGAAATGGTTTCTAGAAGATGCAGGGAACTTTCAATAAATCCGGTTTTCCAAAATATAAAGAAAAAAAGAAAAGTAATTGAAATAATAGAAAAAGAATTGAAAATTAAAAAGGAAAATATCTGCTGTATGGGAGATGATCTTATTGATATTCCATTAATGCAGATTTGCGGAATCTCTGCTACTGTACCTGACTCCTGTGAGGAGGTAAAAAATCTAGCCATGTATATAACTAAGAAACAAGGCGGTAAAGGTGCTGTCAGAGAAGTTTGTGAGCTCATCCTCAAATCAAAAGGGCTTTGGGAAAAAAGCATAGAGTCTTTTATCAACCCGGAGCAAGGCAATTGA
- the kdsA gene encoding 3-deoxy-8-phosphooctulonate synthase has product MQTLFNEKKLFIIAGPCVIEKRDILFQIAEKLCKIKEMEKIEIIFKASYDKANRTSISSFRGPGKYDGLKYLEEIKTKFGLPVTSDIHHPEDADAVKEVLDIIQIPAFLCRQTDLILEAAKTNLPVNIKKGQFLAPWDVKNIIDKAKSTGNEKIIITERGTTFGYNNLVVDFRGIPIIKDFGVPVVFDATHSIQIPGGLGTSSSGQREMAPVLAKAAVAAGVNGVFMEIHPDPDNALCDGPNSLYLDKVHKLVKTLLRVKEASCD; this is encoded by the coding sequence ATGCAAACTCTTTTTAATGAAAAAAAACTATTTATAATTGCAGGACCTTGTGTAATTGAAAAAAGGGATATCCTTTTTCAGATTGCAGAAAAACTTTGTAAAATCAAAGAGATGGAAAAAATAGAAATAATTTTCAAAGCCTCTTATGACAAAGCAAACCGAACATCCATCTCATCTTTCAGAGGACCCGGAAAATATGATGGTCTAAAATACCTTGAAGAAATAAAAACCAAATTTGGCCTTCCTGTAACCTCAGACATCCACCATCCTGAAGATGCTGATGCAGTAAAAGAAGTTCTTGATATAATTCAGATTCCAGCTTTTCTTTGCAGACAAACAGATCTTATACTCGAGGCAGCAAAAACAAATCTTCCTGTAAACATCAAAAAAGGACAATTTCTTGCTCCTTGGGATGTCAAAAATATCATTGACAAGGCAAAATCCACGGGAAATGAAAAAATAATTATCACTGAAAGAGGAACAACCTTTGGATACAACAATCTTGTTGTAGATTTTAGAGGAATTCCCATAATAAAAGATTTTGGAGTCCCTGTAGTATTTGACGCAACCCACAGCATTCAAATACCCGGAGGACTTGGGACTTCGTCCTCAGGCCAAAGAGAAATGGCTCCTGTTCTTGCCAAAGCAGCAGTTGCAGCCGGAGTTAATGGAGTTTTTATGGAAATCCACCCAGATCCTGACAATGCCCTTTGCGACGGACCAAACTCCCTTTATCTAGACAAAGTTCATAAACTAGTGAAAACCCTTCTCAGGGTCAAAGAGGCTTCCTGTGACTAA